One part of the Tunicatimonas pelagia genome encodes these proteins:
- a CDS encoding RNA polymerase sigma-70 factor: MLITGTVPNHLVWRVYYWFIRSKLTTNLSSTSISQSVDSSSPESSVEKYFRVYYGPLCQTVYKMVRSSAVAEDIVQDVFLKVWNNRTQLDEQKSVKAYLYRAAINTTLNYLEKTKPQTTLGDEYENQVGINTIDESVAYQETEQRIRAAIDTLPPKCKVVFTLSRFEEQSYAEIAQTLSISVKSVEKHMGKALKILREQLKDYFQSTL; this comes from the coding sequence ATGCTCATAACTGGTACTGTACCAAACCATCTAGTGTGGCGAGTTTATTATTGGTTCATACGCAGCAAGCTGACAACCAATTTATCATCTACCTCAATTTCCCAATCAGTTGATTCCTCATCGCCAGAATCCTCAGTAGAAAAATACTTTCGTGTGTACTACGGCCCACTTTGCCAAACGGTATACAAAATGGTGCGAAGCTCCGCTGTTGCGGAGGATATCGTTCAGGATGTATTTTTAAAGGTGTGGAATAATCGTACTCAACTAGATGAGCAGAAGTCGGTGAAAGCCTATCTGTATCGAGCTGCTATCAATACTACGCTTAATTACCTGGAAAAAACAAAACCCCAAACTACCTTGGGTGATGAATACGAGAACCAAGTAGGCATCAATACTATTGATGAGTCCGTTGCCTATCAAGAGACCGAACAGCGTATTCGCGCAGCTATTGATACCTTGCCCCCGAAATGCAAAGTAGTGTTTACCCTAAGTCGCTTTGAAGAACAAAGCTACGCCGAGATTGCCCAAACGCTCAGCATCTCCGTAAAATCGGTGGAGAAGCACATGGGGAAAGCGCTTAAAATCTTGCGAGAGCAACTCAAAGATTACTTTCAATCAACTCTTTAA
- a CDS encoding STN domain-containing protein translates to MTTSLYSFVGGLLLLCISSFYPPQTDILRQKVSATYQNATLQEVLIDLQQRYGLKFAYLNNELPNGLSVTLNFENVPLGKVLDTVLSDTSLSYQLVDDQIVLKNIPEKQETRTPAPEIEKNTTPNQSSSTSTAPTSASDAELTTSTETDVSPLIEEESSTEDSVPNSQSPDEVFSGNNVSNDLTQGEEILQEETTKKPTEETTVANQPNPVTEADTVSETITEKVPLVEKKVESNQPEKNQASESDKTPVSDKITREIRQGMNHAIFNNLPEESSYETRPFHVGLIYPLSTNGINAGQYVNRISLHALIGYSAGLNGVEASGFGNIENDFVSGVQAAGFFNLVKNRVNGVQAAGFANLNGGVLEGGQFTGFLNTNLDSLEGVQGAGFLNLSTGYTDGVQGAGFANIITQDAHAVQAAGFANIATSRMKGGQFAGFGNYAHSVDGAQIAGFTNVATGDVNGFQASGFLNVARHVKGVQLSFLNVADSIDGVPIGFLSIVRKNGYRALEVWGGEALHANVAFKIGVRKFYNIFSFGSQFADTDFRYGLGYGVGHVTALSPTVDLSLDLLSQQIYEEDNWIFSNNQKLNLLNTFRIGFSKQLSQNFALFAAPTFNVLVSEIRNGDGTIGSNLAPYRLFNQTYDGRTNTPSIPDIPGEPTRFQQGRTNVQMWVGFNVGLRF, encoded by the coding sequence ATGACAACTTCATTATACTCCTTCGTGGGAGGACTGCTACTACTATGCATAAGCAGTTTTTACCCACCTCAAACTGATATTCTCCGACAAAAAGTATCAGCTACTTATCAGAATGCTACTTTGCAAGAGGTGCTGATTGACCTTCAGCAGCGGTATGGGCTAAAATTTGCCTATCTCAACAACGAGTTACCCAATGGATTATCCGTTACGTTAAACTTTGAAAATGTGCCTTTGGGCAAAGTGTTGGATACGGTTCTGAGCGATACTTCTCTTTCTTACCAGTTAGTAGATGATCAGATCGTACTAAAAAATATCCCGGAGAAGCAAGAAACCCGGACACCAGCTCCAGAGATAGAGAAAAACACTACTCCTAATCAATCCTCTAGCACCAGTACTGCTCCCACTAGTGCTTCTGATGCTGAGCTAACTACATCTACCGAAACGGACGTATCACCTCTCATAGAAGAGGAGTCATCTACCGAAGATAGTGTGCCTAATAGCCAATCACCAGATGAGGTTTTCTCAGGTAACAATGTCTCTAACGACCTTACTCAAGGAGAAGAAATTCTACAGGAGGAAACCACAAAAAAACCAACCGAAGAAACTACCGTTGCCAACCAACCAAATCCAGTTACTGAAGCCGACACTGTATCAGAAACTATAACGGAGAAAGTCCCTCTGGTTGAGAAAAAAGTGGAAAGCAATCAGCCGGAAAAGAATCAAGCTAGTGAGTCAGATAAAACGCCTGTCTCTGACAAAATCACTCGAGAAATTCGGCAAGGGATGAATCATGCGATTTTTAATAATTTGCCCGAAGAATCGTCTTACGAAACGAGACCGTTCCACGTTGGATTGATTTATCCGCTGAGTACCAACGGAATTAATGCTGGTCAGTATGTCAACCGGATATCGCTGCATGCCCTCATTGGCTACTCTGCCGGATTGAATGGCGTAGAAGCTTCTGGCTTTGGTAATATAGAAAATGATTTTGTGAGTGGAGTTCAGGCTGCCGGCTTTTTTAATTTGGTAAAGAACAGGGTAAACGGTGTACAGGCTGCCGGCTTTGCAAATCTGAATGGTGGTGTTCTGGAGGGGGGGCAGTTTACGGGGTTCCTGAATACAAACCTTGACTCCTTGGAAGGCGTACAAGGTGCAGGTTTCTTAAACCTATCAACGGGCTATACTGACGGAGTGCAAGGAGCCGGATTTGCCAATATTATAACTCAAGACGCTCACGCCGTACAAGCTGCTGGTTTTGCTAATATAGCAACTAGTCGCATGAAAGGGGGGCAGTTTGCCGGGTTTGGAAATTACGCTCACAGTGTAGACGGAGCGCAGATTGCCGGTTTCACCAATGTAGCTACCGGAGATGTGAATGGCTTTCAAGCAAGCGGGTTTCTCAATGTTGCGCGACATGTAAAAGGAGTACAGCTTAGTTTTCTCAATGTAGCGGATAGTATTGATGGGGTACCTATCGGCTTTTTGAGCATCGTTCGTAAAAATGGCTACCGCGCGCTAGAAGTTTGGGGAGGCGAAGCCCTGCACGCCAATGTGGCTTTTAAAATAGGAGTACGAAAGTTTTATAACATTTTCTCCTTTGGCTCGCAGTTTGCTGACACTGACTTTCGCTACGGATTGGGCTACGGAGTGGGGCATGTTACTGCACTCTCGCCTACCGTTGATCTCTCGCTCGATCTGCTATCTCAGCAAATTTACGAAGAAGATAATTGGATATTTAGTAACAATCAGAAACTCAATCTACTGAATACATTTAGAATCGGATTCTCTAAACAGCTCTCTCAGAACTTCGCCTTATTTGCTGCGCCTACATTCAATGTGCTGGTATCGGAAATTAGAAATGGAGACGGAACCATCGGTAGTAATCTAGCACCCTACAGATTGTTTAACCAAACCTACGATGGCAGAACGAACACACCAAGCATACCAGATATACCAGGAGAACCTACCAGATTTCAGCAAGGCCGAACTAATGTGCAAATGTGGGTAGGCTTTAACGTAGGCCTTCGCTTTTAA
- a CDS encoding FecR family protein produces the protein MGKPNDDIWTLVAKQVTGELTKEEAEQLADWQQKRPENEATVEQVKELWRESKQGEPFYEPDIEEGWQRFLFRSEQQTVSYSAGTGTTRQSKLRSLVWWPGVAASITLLLALSWLWYNRSPEANWQEFAVVNGETTQLTLPDSSQVWLNSNSTLRYADNFNVENRIVYLEGEAFFDVKQAEGRRFTIFSEGAKTEVIGTSFNLEAYPKMPVAVQVVSGRVAFSSTNEDDAVFLEPGEEAVLTEHTAIVQKREISNPNFRAWQNNVLTFNNTDLQQIAHQMEEHFGITINLAEPALANCRYTATFEGATPESVLTTLSAIGNLSYQQQGKQYTLSGAGCQK, from the coding sequence ATGGGAAAGCCCAATGACGATATCTGGACATTAGTTGCCAAGCAGGTTACGGGTGAGTTAACCAAAGAAGAGGCTGAGCAATTAGCTGACTGGCAGCAAAAGCGTCCGGAAAATGAAGCTACGGTTGAGCAGGTAAAAGAGCTTTGGCGTGAAAGTAAGCAAGGCGAACCTTTCTATGAACCAGATATAGAAGAAGGTTGGCAACGCTTTCTGTTTCGGAGCGAGCAGCAGACGGTAAGCTACTCTGCTGGCACGGGTACCACTCGTCAATCTAAATTGCGAAGCCTAGTTTGGTGGCCAGGGGTGGCGGCTTCAATCACACTGTTGCTCGCGCTAAGTTGGCTGTGGTATAACCGTAGCCCAGAAGCTAACTGGCAGGAGTTTGCGGTAGTCAACGGGGAAACTACCCAGCTAACGTTGCCCGATAGTAGTCAGGTTTGGTTGAATAGCAACAGCACTTTACGCTACGCCGATAATTTTAACGTAGAAAACCGCATAGTATACCTGGAGGGAGAAGCCTTCTTTGATGTAAAACAAGCCGAAGGAAGGCGGTTTACCATCTTCAGCGAAGGAGCTAAAACTGAGGTGATTGGCACTTCCTTTAATCTGGAAGCTTACCCCAAAATGCCCGTAGCCGTGCAGGTAGTGAGTGGGAGAGTAGCGTTCTCGTCCACCAATGAGGATGATGCGGTTTTTTTGGAACCTGGTGAAGAGGCCGTGCTAACTGAACATACGGCTATTGTTCAGAAGCGAGAAATCAGTAATCCTAACTTTCGTGCCTGGCAAAACAACGTACTAACATTCAATAATACCGATTTACAGCAAATTGCTCATCAGATGGAAGAGCACTTTGGAATTACCATTAATCTGGCTGAACCAGCCCTCGCTAACTGTCGCTACACGGCTACTTTCGAGGGAGCGACTCCCGAATCAGTACTAACCACTTTATCAGCCATTGGCAATTTATCGTACCAACAGCAAGGCAAGCAGTATACCCTGAGTGGGGCGGGCTGCCAAAAATGA
- a CDS encoding zinc ribbon domain-containing protein — protein MESTTTQQKTVAEKLDMLMKLQNIDLELDEIKKIRGALPEEVSDLEDEIAGYQTRHDKYVGDVEQLEQDIENNKLAIKEAEGLIKKYEEQQMNVRNNREYDAITKEIELQNLEIQISEKRTKEAYAKIDQTKEQVEDTKALIDQRQKDLESKRKELETIVAESEEDEKKLLDERAKVAGEISEIDRKLLNYYEKLRNSLSNGLAVVKVVRGAAEGCNIIIPPQRIVEIRERKRIIFDEYSGRILADVEEEVVVEEPKPKRGRRKSS, from the coding sequence ATGGAAAGCACCACCACGCAGCAAAAAACCGTAGCCGAAAAGCTAGATATGCTGATGAAGCTACAGAATATTGACCTGGAGTTAGACGAGATCAAAAAGATACGAGGCGCACTGCCCGAAGAAGTGAGCGACTTGGAAGATGAGATTGCGGGTTATCAGACCCGGCACGATAAGTACGTAGGCGACGTAGAGCAGCTAGAGCAAGATATTGAGAACAACAAACTGGCAATTAAAGAGGCTGAGGGGCTGATTAAGAAGTACGAAGAGCAGCAGATGAACGTGCGGAACAACCGCGAGTACGATGCTATCACCAAGGAGATTGAACTACAGAATTTGGAAATTCAAATCTCGGAAAAGCGTACTAAAGAGGCGTACGCTAAAATTGATCAAACTAAGGAGCAGGTAGAAGATACCAAAGCACTAATTGATCAGCGCCAAAAAGATTTGGAAAGCAAGCGAAAAGAACTGGAAACTATTGTAGCTGAAAGCGAAGAAGACGAGAAGAAGCTGTTAGACGAGCGCGCTAAAGTGGCCGGAGAGATTAGTGAAATAGACCGCAAACTACTCAACTACTACGAAAAGCTACGGAACAGTCTGTCTAATGGCCTGGCCGTGGTAAAAGTAGTACGCGGTGCTGCCGAGGGTTGTAACATCATTATCCCTCCTCAGCGTATTGTGGAGATCAGAGAGCGCAAGCGCATTATCTTCGATGAATATTCAGGGCGCATTTTGGCTGATGTGGAAGAAGAAGTAGTAGTAGAAGAGCCTAAGCCTAAGCGAGGCCGTCGGAAATCTTCTTAA